A section of the Humulus lupulus chromosome 2, drHumLupu1.1, whole genome shotgun sequence genome encodes:
- the LOC133816835 gene encoding probably inactive leucine-rich repeat receptor-like protein kinase At5g48380, translated as MKYLRLILGLSSKDVDAFAFTILIIWSLTGILLGTTITPTHASLSDIQCLQTIKQSLSDPNRYLSSWNFNNKAQGFICSFLGVECWHPDENKVLNIKLSNLGLEGQFPRGIEKCTSLTGLDLSGNNLSGPIPSNISSKLNYVTSLVLSSNRFSGEIPLSLANCTYLNVLKLDNNQFNGSIPLQLGQLSRMKTFSVANNLLTGPVPSFQNNTNITADDYANNPGLCGKPLEPCPDLKKKSQSGIIVAAAGGVSLTAIVLYYFSPRVMKRKKEDDLEGNKWAKSIKGTKGIKVSLFENSVSKMKFSDLMKASNNFHKDNIIGSSGRTGTMYRAMLPDGQFLMVKRLQDSQRLEKEFASEMNTLGRLKHRNLVLMLGFCLAEKEKLLVYKHMENGTLYDRLHPLESEVTSSSSGSSMDWPLRLRIGIGAAKGLAWLHHGCNPRIIHRNISSKCILLDKDFEPKLCDFGLARLMNPVDTHLSTFVNGGFGELGYVAPEYLTKLVATPKGDVYSFGVVLLELITGEKATGVVRNSQGGGGGGGGGGGEFKGSLVEWISQLSSDCALQTAIDKGLVEEGLENEQTQFLKVACNCVLSAPKERPTMFEVYQLLRAIGERYHFSTEGDEMLVPSNTITGDDDDNNELIVAQSHELSLQLD; from the exons ATGAAATATCTTAGGCTTATTCTGGGTTTGAGTAGTAAAGATGTTGATGCTTTTGCTTTTACTATACTCATAATCTGGTCATTGACTGGGATCTTGCTTGGTACAACCATTACTCCAACACATGCCAGTTTGAGTGATATTCAGTGCTTGCAAACCATAAAGCAATCTCTCAGTGACCCTAATCGCTACTTGAGCTCTTGGAATTTCAACAACAAAGCCCAAGGCTTCATCTGTAGTTTCTTAGGTGTGGAGTGTTGGCACCCAGATGAGAACAAAGTTCTCAACATTAAACTTTCAAACTTGGGCCTTGAGGGTCAGTTCCCTCGTGGCATCGAGAAATGCACCAGCTTGACAGGCTTGGATCTCTCTGGCAACAACTTATCCGGGCCTATCCCTTCCAACATTTCCTCCAAACTCAACTATGTGACATCTCTTGTCCTCTCATCCAACAGGTTTTCTGGTGAGATTCCTCTTAGCCTAGCAAATTGTACTTACTTGAATGTACTTAAACTTGACAACAACCAGTTCAACGGAAGCATTCCTTTGCAACTCGGCCAGCTCAGTCGGATGAAGACATTTAGTGTGGCCAACAATCTCTTGACAGGGCCAGTGCCTTCTTTCCAAAACAACACCAACATCACCGCAGATGACTATGCCAATAATCCAGGACTTTGTGGGAAACCGCTGGAACCCTGCCCAGATTTAAAGAAAAAATCTCAATCTGGGAttattgttgctgctgctggtggAGTATCCTTAACAGCCATTGTTTTGTATTACTTTTCGCCTAGAGTTATGAAGAGGAAGAAGGAAGATGATCTTGAGGGTAACAAATGGGCCAAGAGCATCAAAGGAACCAAAGGCATCAAG GTGTCATTGTTCGAGAATTCAGTTTCGAAAATGAAGTTTAGTGATCTCATGAAGGCTAGTAACAACTTCCACAAAGACAACATCATTGGTAGCAGTGGAAGAACTGGAACAATGTACAGAGCAATGCTTCCTGATGGTCAGTTCCTCATGGTTAAGAGGCTGCAAGACTCTCAACGTTTGGAGAAAGAATTTGCTTCCGAAATGAACACACTGGGACGGCTCAAGCACCGTAACTTAGTTCTTATGTTGGGATTTTGCTTGGCAGAAAAGGAAAAGCTTCTGGTGTACAAACACATGGAGAATGGAACATTATATGATCGACTACATCCTTTGGAATCTGAGGTCACCAGCAGCAGCAGCGGTAGCAGCATGGACTGGCCATTGAGGCTTAGAATAGGAATTGGAGCAGCCAAAGGTTTGGCATGGCTTCATCATGGCTGCAACCCTCGAATCATCCATCGAAACATCAGCTCGAAATGCATACTGCTGGACAAGGATTTTGAGCCAAAGCTATGTGACTTTGGGCTTGCAAGGCTTATGAACCCAGTTGACACCCATTTGAGTACTTTTGTGAATGGTGGGTTTGGTGAGTTGGGTTATGTGGCTCCTGAATATCTTACCAAGTTGGTGGCCACTCCAAAAGGGGATGTCTACAGCTTTGGAGTGGTTCTGCTGGAGTTGATTACAGGTGAGAAGGCAACTGGCGTGGTCAGAAATAGCcaaggtggtggtggtggtggtggtggtggtggtggtgagttCAAGGGGAGTTTGGTGGAGTGGATTAGCCAACTCTCAAGCGATTGTGCTCTCCAAACTGCCATTGACAAAGGTTTGGTGGAGGAGGGTTTGGAGAATGAGCAGACACAGTTTCTAAAAGTGGCTTGTAACTGTGTATTGTCAGCACCAAAAGAGAGACCAACCATGTTTGAAGTGTACCAACTCCTCCGAGCCATTGGTGAGAGATACCATTTCAGCACAGAGGGTGATGAGATGTTGGTACCATCCAACACCATcactggtgatgatgatgataataatgaacTTATTGTAGCTCAATCACATGAATTATCATTGCAACTTGATTGA
- the LOC133816836 gene encoding protein REPRESSOR OF SILENCING 3 — MEEEKKVRIYVGGLGESVTAEELRRLFQLTGGVVESVDFVRTKGRSLAYVDFLPSTPKSLSNLFAKYNGCAWKGGKLRLEKAKEHYLVRLTREWSQEKQQQEEEAQAQAQAQAQPPPPPPSHIHRKQLDPDNTNLIRIYFPRLYKVKSLPFSGSGKHKYSFQRVDVPSLPKYFCDCEEHSLSVPENEKDKQVAHVESESGGINEQELDIMNKVMNSLFQSQSQNHDQDEDEDEDNLIINVVTKDQAVPSLGTPQLRQEPRPKRGPLLDVSTVKKGNDKEPPFKKKKSLVNDKTSGKEFESPVLENKEGALGGSNKSAKHKSSASWTQKSSWKELLGDSKRSSFSISESLFSTTSAEKVQPSSDTSPDIPDSDNKNNNMETDGELENTSCIMKTDKLIAEEEAQPDDKEDNLERNGELENTPCRMRIEELVVQEAQPADKKDNLERDGELESTPCRMETEDLVGQEAQPADEKVVSNQIGRGAFWRHKSSWTQLIGESSSFSISQVIPGVTANQQITTKPKNPFVANFANAKNNDIVHPTREVGPNVSEVGKERDGSRSTQEEKQQTVLGNNESSMLMLEEKGDVAAKQTSPMKVEISSTCSFMRSATSLKEWAKTKAALSGSLKKQGTPK, encoded by the exons atggaagaagagaagaaagtGAGGATCTACGTGGGGGGCTTGGGGGAATCGGTGACGGCGGAGGAGCTACGTCGACTCTTTCAGTTGACGGGCGGAGTGGTTGAGTCCGTCGACTTCGTCCGCACCAAGGGTCGCTCCTTAGCCTATGTCGACTTCCTTCCTTCCACTCCCAAGTCCCTTTCTAACCTCTTTGCCAAGTACAATGGCTGCGCTTGGAAAGGAGGCAAGCTCAGGCTCGAGAAGGCCAAGGAACATTATCTCGTTCGCCTGACTCGGGAGTGGTCTCAGgaaaaacaacaacaagaagaagaagctcaagcccaagcccaagcccaagctcaacctcctcctcctcctccttcccACATCCACCGGAAACAACTTGATCCTGATAACACCAACCTCATTCGCATCTATTTCCCCAGATTATACAAG GTGAAATCTCTGCCTTTCAGCGGAAGTGGTAAGCACAAATATAGTTTCCAGCGAGTTGATGTTCCTTCTCTTCCAAAGTACTTCTGTGATTGCGAAGAGCACTCTTTGTCTGTACCTGAAAATGAGAAAGACAAACAAGTTGCTCATGTAGAGTCAGAGAGTGGTGGGATCAATGAACAAGAGCTTGACATAATGAATAAAGTGATGAATAGCCTCTTTCAAAGCCAAAGCCAAAACCATGATcaagatgaagatgaagatgaagataATCTCATAATCAATGTTGTCACCAAAGACCAAGCAGTCCCTTCATTAGGGACGCCACAACTTCGTCAA GAACCAAGACCGAAAAGGGGACCTCTTCTGGACGTGTCTACAGTCAAGAAAGGGAATGATAAGGAGCCACcattcaaaaagaaaaaatcacTTGTGAATGACAAAACCAGTGGAAAAGAATTTGAGTCTCCTGTCTTGGAAAATAAGGAAGGTGCGCTTGGCGGTTCAAATAAGTCAGCTAAACACAAGTCAAGTGCTTCCTGGACTCAGAAATCTTCATGGAAAGAACTTCTTGGTGATAGCAAGAGAAGTTCATTCAGCATTTCAGAAAGTTTGTTCAGTACTACTTCGGCTGAGAAAGTCCAGCCAAGTTCAGATACTTCTCCTGATATCCCAGACTCTGATAACAAAAACAACAACATGGAAACAGATGGGGAATTGGAAAACACATCGTGCATCATGAAAACAGACAAACTAATAGCAGAAGAAGAAGCTCAGCCTGATGACAAAGAGGACAACCTGGAAAGAAATGGAGAATTGGAAAACACACCCTGCAGAATGAGAATAGAGGAGCTAGTAGTACAAGAAGCTCAACCTGCTGACAAAAAAGACAACTTGGAAAGAGATGGAGAATTGGAAAGCACACCCTGCAGGATGGAAACCGAGGATCTAGTAGGACAAGAAGCTCAACCTGCTGACGAAAAGGTTGTTTCAAATCAGATAGGGAGAGGCGCTTTTTGGCGGCATAAATCCTCGTGGACACAATTGATTGGAGAGAGTAGTTCATTTAGCATTTCACAAGTAATTCCAGGTGTCACTGCCAATCAACAAATCACCACAAAGCCCAAAAATCCGTTTGTTGCCAACTTTGCCAATGCCAAGAATAATGACATAGTACACCCTACTAGAGAAGTCGGTCCTAATGTTTCTGAAGTGGGGAAGGAAAGGGATGGATCAAGGAGTACTCAGGAGGAGAAGCAACAAACGGTGTTGGGCAATAACGAGTCATCTATGCTGATGTTAGAAGAAAAAGGTGATGTAGCAGCAAAACAAACTTCTCCAATGAAAGTTGAGATAAGTAGCACTTGCTCATTTATGAGAAGTGCTACATCATTGAAAGAATGGGCAAAAACGAAGGCTGCTCTCAGTGGCTCACTGAAAAAACAAGGCACCCCAAAGTAG
- the LOC133816837 gene encoding acetolactate synthase small subunit 2, chloroplastic, whose protein sequence is MTAVTPPTMVTQKLTSKLDFPTGFTTSFDFLGHPRPPIRTRTSHLNSLLLSATDNNAVSLTAPLSPPPSSPISKVKRHTISVFVGDESGIINRIAGVFARRGYNIESLAVGLNTDKALFTIVVSGTENVLRQVVEQLNKLVNVIKVEDISREPQVERELMLIKLNADPSTQTEIMWLVDIFRARIVDIAEHSLTIEVTGDPGKMVAVQRNLMKFGIKELARTGKIALRREKLGETAPFWRFSAASYPDLESAVTVNDVVEKTSHSPDDANISSSGDVYPVELYEDYMVNQVLDAHWGVLYDEDSTGVRSHTVCMIVNDYPGVLNLITGVISRRGYNVQSLAVGPAEVEGRSRITTVVPGTDDSIAKLVQQLSKLVDLHEVRDISHLPFAERELMLIKVAVNSAARRDVLDIANIFRAKAVDVSDHTITLELTGDLNKMVALQKLLEPYGICEVARTGRVALVRESGVDSDYLRGYPLPL, encoded by the exons ATGACAGCCGTCACACCTCCCACCATGGTCACCCAAAAACTCACTTCCAAACTGGATTTCCCTACTGGGTTCACCACAAGTTTCGATTTTTTGGGCCATCCCAGGCCACCCATACGCACCAGGACCTCTCACCTCAACAGCCTACTTCTCTCCGCCACTGACAACAATGCCGTCTCTCTCACTGCCCCACTCTCACCACCACCATCTTCCCCTATCTCTAA GGTGAAACGCCATACAATCTCTGTGTTTGTTGGGGATGAGAGTGGAATAATAAACCGAATTGCAGGAGTTTTTGCTCGGAGGGGTTACAACATTGAATCCCTTGCTGTTGGGTTGAACACGGACAAGGCTCTCTTTACCATTGTTGTGTCTGGAACTGAGAATGTTTTGCGCCAAGTTGTGGAACAGCTCAACAAGCTTGTCAATGTCATCAAG GTGGAAGATATCTCTAGGGAGCCACAAGTGGAGCGAGAACTGATGCTTATTAAACTTAATGCAGATCCAAGTACTCAAACAGAG aTCATGTGGTTGGTGGACATCTTCAGGGCAAGAATTGTGGATATTGCTGAACATTCATTGACGATTGAG GTCACCGGAGATCCTGGGAAAATGGTTGCTGTCCAAAGAAACTTGATGAAGTTTGGAATCAAAGAACTTGCAAGAACTGGAAAG ATTGCTTTAAGACGAGAAAAGTTGGGTGAGACAGCTCCATTTTGGAGATTTTCTGCAGCTTCTTATCCTGATCTCGAAAGTGCAGTTACTGTTAATGATGTTGTGGAGAAAACAAGTCATTCACCTGATGACGCCAATATATCATCGAGT GGTGATGTTTATCCTGTTGAGCTGTATGAAGACTATAtggtgaatcaagttcttgaTGCTCACTGGGGTGTTCTCTACGATGAAGAT TCAACTGGTGTTCGGTCACACACTGTGTGTATGATTGTCAATGATTACCCTGGAGTACTGAACTTAATTACTGGTGTAATATCTCGAAGAGGGTATAACGTCCAG AGCCTGGCTGTGGGGCCTGCTGAAGTGGAGGGGCGTTCTCGGATTACTACTGTTGTTCCTGGTACTGATGACTCTATTGCCAAGTTGGTTCAGCAGCTTTCCAAGTTAGTAGACCTTCATGAG GTTCGGGATATCAGTCACCTACCATTTGCTGAGCGAGAGCTGATGTTGATAAAGGTTGCGGTGAACTCTGCTGCCAGGAGAGATGTTCTTGATATAGCCAACATTTTCCGTGCGAAAGCAGTTGATGTGTCTGATCACACAATCACCCTTGAG CTTACTGGTGATTTGAACAAGATGGTGGCGCTGCAGAAGTTATTGGAGCCTTATGGGATTTGTGAG GTTGCAAGAACCGGAAGGGTGGCACTGGTGCGGGAGTCGGGCGTTGATTCTGATTATCTCCGGGGATATCCTCTTCCATTGTGA